AATATGGGTAATCAAAGAGGGAAAAATCCAGGAGGGGACAGCTATGCCCAGATGGCTGCGAAAACAGCTGATGCGGGCCTTCCACGGCAAGGACCGGTGGCAGATCCGCTATCTGAACGAGTGTTGGTTCACCTTTTGCAAAAAAGACCGAACATCCTTGGGGGGCTGATCGGGTTTCCCCCTTTCCGACACCAGAGCGCCGCAGAAGGCGTTT
This genomic interval from Planifilum fimeticola contains the following:
- the cmpA gene encoding cortex morphogenetic protein CmpA; the protein is MPRWLRKQLMRAFHGKDRWQIRYLNECWFTFCKKDRTSLGG